One Lachnospiraceae bacterium C1.1 genomic region harbors:
- a CDS encoding HypC/HybG/HupF family hydrogenase formation chaperone: MCVGLQAKVVSVKNGVALVDALGAKRSVSAELIDSLEPGDYVMVHAGSAIAKITDTDENEAEDLLSGIFDNESEAK; encoded by the coding sequence ATGTGTGTCGGATTACAGGCTAAAGTTGTAAGTGTAAAAAACGGTGTTGCTCTTGTAGATGCTTTAGGAGCTAAAAGAAGCGTATCAGCAGAGCTTATAGACAGTCTCGAGCCCGGGGATTATGTAATGGTTCATGCAGGTTCGGCTATAGCAAAAATTACAGATACAGATGAAAACGAGGCAGAAGATCTGCTCTCGGGTATTTTTGATAATGAATCGGAGGCAAAATGA